In the genome of Flavobacteriaceae bacterium YJPT1-3, the window AGTGAGGCTTTTGTGACTGATTTTGACGGAAAACCATTCATAAACTACGATCCACTTCTGGCACGACGACTTTTAAGGCAAGAACCGCTTGGGGAGTATATACTGGTCAATGTCGTGGGAGGAAAATCCTGGAGGATCAAATCGTATTACGTGGGCTTCTTTGCTGTTTTAAATAATGTGCTGGATACAGTGTATCGAACCGGAGGCTTTGAGCAGTCCCGTTATGCTAACTATCCACAACTTCTTGCAGATCAATCCAGGCCCTATGGTCCGCTGTTTGGGACCAAATATTTCTACGGTGCAGGGCCAACCTTTTATGTGAATGCTTATGTACGTTTTTAATTTAAATCGGATGAAAATATTGCTGCCTGGCCTGCTTCTGCTTTGCTGTACGGCCTGCTTTCTGGAGCAAGACTATGAAGTACCTATGCCCCGTGATATAGCGCTGGATCTCGATGCGCCCCTGGTCACCATTGATGCGATCCGCGGAGCCCTAGCGCAATCCCCTAATGGTGTGGTACGCTTTACTGAAAAACATTACCTGGAAGGAGTGGTCATCTCTTCCGATGAGGGAGGTAATTTTTTTGAAGAGCTGATCATTCAGGACAGGGCTGAAAATCCGACAGCAGGGATCGCCATACAGATCGATAAGAATCCACTTTTCACCACTTATGATCTGGGCAGAAGAATCTATGTTGATCTGCAAGGCCTGGCGGCGACCGAAGCCAATGGAATCCTGCAACTGGGTGTTCCTTCAGGCATTGGGATCGATAAAATCCCTGAATCCAGGGTGAGTGAGGTACTGCTCCGAACCGCTGAACGAGACAGCCTGATTCCCTTGCCCGTAACTCTGGTAGAATTTGAAGATTCTTTAGAAAATATTTTGATAGAACTCAACAATGTTCAATTCAGAAGGCAGGATGTGGTTCGCGCCAATCCGCTCACCTTTGCTTCCGAACCCGGTGATGAGTTTGATGGCTTCCGCAGATTGGAGTCCTGTGATAGTCCGCAACGGACCTTGATCAGCACCAGTACGTTCTCCGACTTCAAAAGTCTTCAGCTACCACGTGGTAAGGGAAGTCTATCCGGAATACTGACCCGTGACTTTTTTGATGAATTCTATGTCATCAGCGTGAACAGTCCGGAGGCCTTTGTTTTTGATCAGGAGCGCTGCGATCCGCAGGAGCTGCAATGTGAGGGGGAGGCTTCCGCCGAAGAGATTCTCTATTACGAAGGATTTGATGAAATCGATACGAACAAAGAGCTTGAGGATGCCGGCTGGACCAACATCAATGTGGCGGGCGGGAAGGAACAGTTCGAAATGGATGATTTTGCCGGAAATAATTATGTGCGCATATCCGCCTTCAATGCTGGGGAAAATCCGGTCCAAGCCTGGCTGGTCAGTCCGTCTATCGATATATCGGACATAAGAAATCCGCAATTGGAGTTTGCCGTGCAGGCCGCCTTTGACAATGGTCAAATTTTAAGCGCTTGGGTGAGTACTGATTTTGAAGGAGATCCTGCAGCAGCCAAATGGACACTATTGAGTGCTACTATCCCAGACGGACCGCAGGCCGCCTTTGGCGACTTTGAGCTTTCGGGCAGGATAGCGTTGGACTGTTTTGAAGGGCCAATCTGGATTGGCTTTTTATACGATGGGGGAGATCCTTATTTGACGACCCGATATCATATTGATCAGATCACAATATATGCTGATTTATAAACCAGGAATTCATTCTCTTGACTGGCGTAGCATTCCCCTCTAGTTTTACTAAAAATTATCGAGGGGAGTTGTGAGCAAGGTTGAATTTCTTTTTAGCTGACCACCGTAGGTAGCGGGATGGATTCTAGCTATTCAAAAATTAAATAATAAATTTAAATAACAGAAAATCAGAACATTATAAAAACATTGAAACGCACAGGATCAGTAGTATTCCTCCTATTCTTAACACTGATCATCTTTACCAGTTGTGAGGAAGAAACCACAGTACCCAATGATGATTTGTTAGCGAGTGGTATAGTTACCCTTGATAAAGCAACAGCTATGGACGACCTTTTACTGCCGGCAGGAACTAAAATTCAAACGGTGTCTGAGGGGCAGATCAAGGTAGAGCTGCCAGGAAAGTATCAATTCCTGCTCTACGATGAAGAAGAGGGCGTTAGTTTTTCGCGCTTTGGTAGTTATTCCTATACCTGCTCAGGTCAAAATAGCTGTAAAGTATTCTACACTTCGAAGGCAGGTTACGGCTGTTTACAGAATAACTGCTCTGGCAAATGTACAGGGGAATCAGCAGGGGTTGGCGCCAAGCAAATAGCTTATGGAATCATCAATAATGAATCCAAAGAGCTACTGGGTGAAAACTTCACTCCAGCAGGGAATTTGACCCATAAAGGCCATGAGCTATTCTTAGAATATGTTGCTCGTGAGAAGCTGGTTGAATTTTTCGATATAGCGTATGCCAGCAGTTCCTTTAAAAATGCGGAAGAGTTGATTGCCAGGGAGGGAGAGCAAAGTACGACTCGAGTGGTTTTGCAATACAAAGGCATCGCATTTGCTGCCGTAGTGCCGAACTTCGACCAGGAAAAAGATTTTCAAATCGTTAATTTTAAGAGCGGATCGACCGTTAACTGTTCCGGGAGCAAGGGATGCAGCTGCAAACAGGGCAAGAAGTGTTTTCTTGGAAATTGTGTGTATTTCTGTGATGGGTGTACTACCTGCACCTTAAGCGTTAATGAGTGACAAAAACAGCTATATCATCCTTCCTAGGGCTGAAGCGCGCCCAGTATAGTTCTGTGTTCATTAATCGTTGAATAACCTTTTGTATCTAAGAATTTTATCAGACTTGGGCGCTCTTTGGATTTCTTCAAACCGCAATAATTTAATGAAGTACTAAAGACAGGATCGTAGAGGAAGGTCGCTAACTGAGCTCCTGACGAAAAAGAACGAATACCGGAAAATGGTCACTAGCGCCCCCTAAGTACTCAAGGCCGGCATAGGTCCGAAACGGATTGCCCTTGTATTTACCTTCGTATTCCTGAAGTGGTTTGGGATTGTAAACGTCGGCTTCTTGAAAGTGCAAAGGATTGGCGTAAGGCTTCATCCAATGTTTAGATAGCAGAATTTGATCGAATAGATGCCAGGTAAAACGGTGATTTAAACTACCCTCATAACGGGTGAGTAACAAGTCCATCGGGTTATAGAGGTCAGTACCCAATAAGTGCTGTACGCTCTCGCTTTGCGGATTATCATTAAAATCACCCATGATCAATAGTCGAGGATCCGGATCAGCCTGCTGTATCGCATTCATGATCTCGCGATTTCGATGGGCGGCCTGCATACGTTTGTGCTTAGTCTCTTCTTCCCCAGCCCGTCTGGAAGGCCAATGATTGATCAACAGATGCACTTTCATCCCGAAAAGATTTCCATGCACGTAAAGAATGTCTCGTGTATAATCCCGCTCTCCGGTCTCATTGTGAAGGAGTAGAGGATAACTTGTACTGCTGATCAATTCAAAAGCCGATCTGCGATAAAGTAAAGCACAATCGATACCGCGTTCGTCTGGGGAGTCATAATGGACAGGCTCATAATCGTACTTAGTTAAAGAAGCAGTTTTAAGTAGGTCTTGGAGTACCCTTTTGTTCTCAACCTCCGCCAATCCAATAAGTGCGGGTGGGCGTCCTGCTTCAGCATAACCAATTTGAGTTAGCGTACGAGCGATCATATTCAATTTCATCTGGTAGCGATACTCGTTCCAGCTCAGTGAACCTTCTGGCGTAAAATCGTCGTCCAGTGTATCCGGATCATCCTTGGTGTCAAAGAGATTTTCCAGATTATAAAAAGCCACCGTAAATCGGTTATGTTTACCGTTCATTGCGTTCGATTCAGTACGTTAACAAAGTACAAAACCGAAGGCGAACTCGCTCAACGCAAATTCTAATACTTACCTTTGTAGTCTATGATTGAGTATGAAATAACCGATTATGAAAAAGTAGTCCTGGTGGGATTGGTGACCCGCTTTCAGGATGAAGAAAAGATGGAGGAGTATCTGGATGAGCTTGAATTTCTGGCCTACACGGCCGGAGGTCAGGTGTTGAAACGGTTTACTCAGAAATTAGACGTGCCCAATCCTAAAACGTTTATCGGATCCGGTAAAATGGAAGAGCTGGCCGCCTATGTAGAACAGCATGAGGTCGGCACAGTTATTTTTGATGACGAATTGACTCCTGCTCAACAAAAGAACATTGAACGTCTATTGCGTTGCAAGATCGTTGATCGTACCTATTTGATCCTCGATATCTTTGCGCAACGGGCTCAAACGAGTTATGCGCGTACTCAAGTTGAATTGGCCCAATACGAATATCTACTCCCAAGACTTGCCGGACTCTGGACACACTTAGAACGGCAGCGTGGAGGTATCGGGATGCGCGGACCCGGGGAAACCGAGATCGAAACGGACCGTCGTATCGTACGGGACCGCATTGCCCTGCTTAAAAAGAAAATCAAAAAAATTGACAAGCAGCAAGAGGTGCAGCGGGGTAACCGTGGCGCTTTAGTTCGCGTGGCTTTAGTGGGCTATACCAATGTAGGGAAATCGACCTTAATGAATACCATTGCTAAAAGCGAGGTTTTTGCTGAGAATAAACTTTTTGCTACCCTCGACACTACGGTGCGTAAAGTGGTCATTGGAAACCTGCCCTTTTTGATGAGTGATACGGTAGGATTTATCAGAAAACTGCCTACGCAATTGGTCGAGTCCTTTAAAAGCACCCTGGATGAGGTGCGCGAGGCTGATCTACTCCTTCATGTGGTCGATATTTCACACGATCAGTTTGAAGATCATATCGACTCGGTCAATCAAATCTTAGACGAGATCGACGGGGCAGATAAGCCCACCTTGATGGTGTTCAATAAGATAGATGCCTACGAACCCAAGCCCTACGATGAGGAAGACCTGATGGAAGAGCGTACTTCTGAACACTTTACCCTGGAGGAATGGCAAAAAACCTGGATGGCGAGAGCCAACGGTGATGCGATCTTTATTTCCGCCTTGAACAAAGATAATCTGGAAGCCTTCCGAAAGAAAGTCTACGAGCGCGTTCGCGAAATTCACGTGACCCGCTTTCCCTACAATAATTTCCTTTATCCGGAATACGAAGATTCCGGACTTCCTGAAGTAGAAGAATAAAAAAAATCCCCGAAGAGAACTCGGGGATTTTTTAGGAGCTGTTTCGTGATTTAGAAGGAATAATTCAAGCCCAATAACCAGTAAGTCTGCACTTCGTTGTCTATGCTGTCAAAAGTAGCATCAGGCATTGGTTCTGCAGCAATGTTTCTGGCAAAGTCTAAAGCCTCTTGCTTATTGCTGCGTAATCCAAATTCGAAACCGACCCCGATATTCTTCCAGAATGTATAGCCAAAACTATTGATCCAGGTAAAATTGGAAAGGTCTGAGCTTTCATAGCTTTGGAAGGTGGAGAAATTGGATTTAAAGTTGATCGCCCCAATTTTCCGGGTGTAATCAGCAACAATTTTAGCCCCTGCCGAAGACTCATAGATGTCTTCCTGATCACTGAACACGAAGTTGTAGTTCAAGGGATGAACCACCACAACCAAATTGGGAATGGGAGTCCAGGTGGCACCCACACCCACATCCAAATAACCGGGATCATTAAAATTGTTTAAGAGGGTGGTACGGTATTCCGCTAAGGCCGATACGGCAATGGTTTCTGTTAGTTTATAACCGTAAAGCGAAGAAATATTGAAGACATCGGTGGCTTCGCGATACCCATCGTCGTCATTGGGATTGTCTTCGTCATCAAACTTGACCCATTGCAGATTGGTATTCAGACTATTTCTCCAGAAGAATTTTTCTTCCTGAAGATTGGCAAACGCATTCAAGGTAATCCCGATATTCCCTGAAGATACATTGGGTGTTCCCTGAGCATACCAGTTATTAAAATTAGAAATATTAAAACCTAGGGTACCAAATGCACCGTATTTCCAACCGGGTAGCGCGTCAATTTTGGCCTGAATGGCCTCCGCTCTTTTTTTGATGGCTGCTATAGAGTCGGTTTTTTCTTTTTTAGCTGCTTTGAGTTCGGCTTCGGTCTCTTGGGCATAAGACCAAACGCTGCACAGCACCAGCAGGCAAGTAAATAGGATTTTTTTCATAATGATGATTTGTTAGTGTTCTATAAAATTAAAAATAAGGCATAAAAATAAACCTCCTTGTAAAAAGGAGCTATTAGCGACTTATAAACTTGTGATTATGAGCGTTTTTTCTTGAATAGTGGAACGCTGGAACACGCTTCGCCAAAAAGGATACTTTTAGCAACCGGTTGCAATTTTTCAATGGCCATAAGATAAGCATTCTGTGGCACCGGCTTACGTGCACAGCCTTTGAGTATGACAGGAAGGTCCGTAAATGAGGCCACATCAAGATTGGCCAGAATATCCCGGTAAATAGCGGTTTCCAGATCTTCCAGGGTACCGACAACGATCTTAGCGGCAAAGGGTTGTAAATGGGTCGCCACCAGCGAAAAGGCCCAGGCGGGTAGGATCGCTTCTTCTGAACAATACAAGGCGACATAGTTACCTTCATACGGACTCCAGTCGTGCTTTTGTAAGCTTTCGCGAAAGCTTTTTTCGATCAATATCACCCCTTCATGCAGCCATTGGGCCACATCAAGCTGCACGCGCTGTCCTTCCGGATAGAATTCTTCCAGATCAAAGGTGACCAGTTTGCTGGCCGCAACGCGATTCACAATTTCTCCCATGAGGTAAATTTATAACAGTCCGAGTGCCAATTTAGCTTCTTCACTCATCAAATCCTGACTCCACGGTGGATCAAAGGTGATCTCGACCTCACTATCCTTAACTTCTTTGATCGATTTTACCTTGTCTTCCACTTCTTTGGGAAGGGTTTCCGCCACCGGACAGTTGGGGGTGGTGAGCGTCATCAGGATCTTGGTCTCGTAGTCTTCGTTGACGAACACGTCATAGATCAAGCCCAGCTCGTAAATATCTACCGGAATTTCCGGATCGTAAATGGTTTTCAGTACCCGAACAATCTTTTCGCCCAGTTCTGCAGTGTCTATTGAGGTTTCTTGTTCCGTTGCCATAGTAGTATCTTAGTTCACCTGCGTGCGATACGCCACCGCATACAGTTTTAGTTGTTTGATCATGCTCACCAGACCATTCGCACGGGTAGGAGAAAGATGCTCTTTAAGTCCGATTTCATCAATAAAGTGCGTATCGGCATCAATGATGTCTTGCGGATGTTGATGACTGAAAGCGCGAATCAGAATCGCGATAATTCCCTTAGTAATGATGGCATCGCTGTCTGCGGTAAAGACCACTTTATCCTCTTCCATATTGGCATGCACCCATACCTTACTTTGACAGCCCTTGATGATGTATTCATCCGTCTTGTATTGTTCATCGATCAAGGGAAGGGATTTCCCTAATTCGATCATGTATTCATAGCGCTGCATCCAGTCGTCAAACATGGAAAACTCTTCTACGATCTCTTCTTGTATCTCTTCAATTTTACTCATGGTCTAACTTAACATATTCACCGCACGTTGAACGCCTTGCACTAACGCATCGATCTCGGCCTTGGTGTTGTAAAAGGCAAAGGAAGCGCGTACAGTTCCCGGTATTTTAAAGAAATCCATAATGGGCTGCGCACAGTGATGCCCGGTACGCACCGCAATACCCATTTTGTCCAATAAGGTTCCAATATCGTAGGGATGTAAATTGCCCACGTTGAATGAAATGACTGCTGTTTTTTCTGCTGCCTCCCCGTAAATCTTCAAGCCTTCAATTTTAGAAAGCTGCTCCGTTCCGTATTCCAGTAATTCCGCTTCATAGGCTGCCAACGTATCAAATCCGATCGCATTGAGATAATCAATCGCTGCTCCTGTAGCAATACCTCCGCAGATATTGGGGGTTCCTGCTTCAAATTTATGGGGTAGGCCTGCATAGGTGGTCTTTTCGAAAGTCACCTGATCGATCATTTCGCCTCCACCTTGATAGGGCGGTAATTTTTCCAGCCAGGAAGCTTTACCGTATAGGATACCTACTCCTGTCGGGCCGCACATTTTATGGGCGGAGACCACATAAAAATCGACATCCAGGGCTTGTACATCCGCTTTGATGTGTGGAGCGGCCTGAGCCCCATCAACCAACACAGCGGCGCCTACTTCGTGAGCAGCATCAATGATTTTTTTGATCGGATTGATGGTTCCTAAGGCATTGCTCACATGATTGACAAAGACCAGTTTGGTTTTGGGGGAAAGCGCTTTCGCGAAAGCGTCCATCTCCAACTCCCCCTTTAAAGTCATGGGGATTATTTTTAATGTGGCTCCGGTACGCTCACAAAGCATCTGCCAGGGTACAATGTTGCTGTGATGCTCCATGGCCGATAAGAGCACTTCATCGCCTTGCTGCAAAAAGTGAGTAAAACCATTAGCCACTAAGTTAATCCCGTGGGTAGTACCGGCTGTAAGAATGATTTCTTTAGGCTGAGCCGCATTAAAATGCTTCTGTATTTTAATTCTGGCTTGTTCGTAAGCATCAGTAGCCTCTTGAGAAAGGCTGTGCACTCCACGATGGATATTGGCATTGTAACGGGAATAGTAATCTACAATGACATCTATGACCTGCTGTGGCGTTTGTCCGGTAGCCGCATTGTCAAAATAGACCAGGGGCTGTCCGTTTACCTTGCGGTTAAGAATAGGAAAATCCCTGCGGATGGTCTCCACATCAAAGGGTGCATTCGATATCGTGCTCGTTTTCGTCATAAATTCATCCAATTCTCCATCCGTTTTGAACCGGTCGCTCCGGTTGTACTAAAGTTACCGCATTGTTTTCCCCCACCACGCCCAGAACCAAACATTCGCTTTGAATCGTAGCGATTTGTTTTTTGGGAAAATTGACTACGGCAATCACTTGTTGCCCTATAAGCGCTTCAGCTTCGTAGTAACTGGTGATTTGAGCACTGCTCTTGCGTAGGCCTAAAGGACCAAAATCAATATTCAAAATATAAGCAGGCCTATTAGCCTGTTCAAAAGCTTTGGCATTGACTACTGTTCCTACCCGCATGTCGACCTGACTGAAGGTATCCCAACTCAGCTGATCTGCAGGTGCTTCTTTCATGCTTATACTTCAAATCCGATATCCACCCCAATTTTCATGGCGATCAACTTGGTGATTCGCCGTTTCAATTGCGGAATACGAACGGTTTCTAAAACGTTGTTGGCGAATGCATACATGAGCAATCCACGCGCTTCTTTCTTGCCAATACCCCGACTGCGCATGTAGAATAAAGCGTTCTCGTCTAACTGGCCAATGGTACAGCCATGGCTGCAACGTACATCATCAGCGAAGATCTCCAATTGAGGTTTGGAATTGATCGTTGCCCGGTCATCGATGAGTATGTTATTGTTGCTTTGATAGGCATTTGTTTTTTGCGCCTCTTTTTCAACCACCACCTGGCCGTTAAACACACCCGTAGACTGATCGGCAAAAATACCCTTATAGTCTTGGTGGCTTTCACAATTGGGTTCTATGTGATGCACCAGGGTGTTGTGATCTACATGTTGCTTGTCTTCAATGATGGTGACCCCATTCAGAATGGAGTTGATGTGCTCTCCTTTTTGATAAAAGCACAGGTTATTTCGCGTCAGCTTTCCGCCAAAAGAAAAAGTGTGTACAGCCACTTCACTGTTGCTGTGCTGCTCAATATGCGTATGATCCACCAGAGAGGCTGATCGATGGTCATTTTGAATTTTGTAATAGTCTACTTGCGCCCGAACTCCGGCATAGATTTCAGTCACCGAATTGGTAAAGACCGGATTGTCGGATAAACTCTGATGACGCTCAATAATCTTGACATCAGTATTGTCTTCGGCAACGATCAGGTTTCTGGGCTGTAGCAGCAGTGCCGCCTCATTGCCGGTAGAGAAGTGGATGATCTGAATGGGCTTATCGGCCATCTTGCCCTTAGGAATATAGATGTAAGCCCCTTCTTTGGCGAAAGCCGTATTCAAAGAGGTCATCCCTGACTCTTTTGCGATCTTATTGAAATAGAGATCGATCACCGGTCGGTACTTCGACATGGTCAGGGCGCTGCTCATTAAGCAGACGTCCAGTCCGTCGTGAGTGGTTTCCGAGAGGTAGGAATTATAGATGCCATCTACAAAGACGATTTTATAGGTATCGATATCGTTAACAAAGTACTTCTTGACATCCTTATACTCAATATCATCTTCCTTTTTTGGGAAAAGGCTATAATCGGTCTTCAGCAGACTGTTGAGGGAGGTGTATTTCCAGGCTTCCTGCTTTTTATTGGGAAACCCCAGGGTTTCAAAGCGCTTGATGGCTTGATCCCGCAGGTCGTGAATTCCCGAATCTTCCAGGCCTTCCTGAAAGACGATATGTGAGGAAACTAATTTATCTTTTAAATCCATGGTATTTCTTTTTGTAAAAGAAGGGTCATTTAGGCCTTCACTTCTTCTTTTACCCAATCATATCCTTTGTCTTCCAGTTCTAAGGCGAGTTCTTTACCGCCAGACTTCACGATCTTTCCGTCGACCATGACGTGAACAAAATCAGGAATGATATAATCCAACAAACGCTGATAGTGTGTGATCACCAGCACAGCATTGTCCTTCGTTCTCAGTTTATTCACCCCGTTGGCTACAATACGCAGGGCATCGATGTCCAGTCCGGAATCTGTTTCGTCCAGAATAGCCAGTTTAGGCTCTAACATAGCCATCTGGAAAATCTCATTCCGCTTTTTCTCTCCTCCGGAGAAGCCTTGATTTAATGAACGGGAGAGGAATTTGCGATCGATATCCAGCAATTCCGCCTTGGCGCGAATCATTTTTAGCATTTCGCTGGCCGGCATATCCTCCAGGCCTTTGGCTTTCCGAGTTTGGTTGATGGCTGTTTTGATAAAGTTGGTCACCGAAACCCCAGGAATTTCCACCGGATACTGGAAGGACAAAAAGATTCCTGCATGGGCGCGTTCTTCGGCATCCATGTCTAAAATGGATTCTCCTTCAAACAAGACGTCACCCTTGCTCACTTCATACTCTTCTTTTCCGGCAACCACCGCAGATAGGGTACTCTTACCAGAACCATTAGGCCCCATGATGGCATGCACCTCCCCGGGATTGATCTGCAGATTGATTCCTTTAAGGATTTTTTTATCGTCTACCCCTGCGCTGAGGTTTTTCACTTCTAACATAGCTGTTGTTTTAAACTATTCTTTTTGTTCGATCGCTTCACGGGAAAGCGTTTGGACTTCTTTATTAACTTCAATAGGTCGATCTTCCGGATGGAGGACCGCCACAATTTTTTTGATCGTCAGGATGGAATCCCAGCCCTCTGTATCGATCGGTTTGGCATTGAGTTCACCTTCCACAATGACCGGTACCATATCGTAGGTATCTCGTTTATACCCACTGACCATTTTTTGTAACTCGGTCACTTTGTCATTCAGGGCCACTCCGTAGATAAAGGTATCTCCCTTCAATACGGCCGCATCGGCTACATAAATGAACTCGCCTTCATACCTTGTGTAGTCTTCCTGCTGATTTGCGCAAGAGAAGAACACCAATAGAAAACCGACGACCAGCATTTTTTTCATGGTTTAATTCATGCTTTTAGGCGCCACCGGCAGAGCGGCAAAGTCTTCAGGGTCATGCTGAATGATTACTTTAGCGTTCTTCGCTTTCGCGAAAGCTTCAAAAGCTTCAATGCTCTTTTCCGTTTGTTGGATATCATAATTGAACTGAGGAACAATGCGCTCCTCTCTATTTTGTTCAAAGTGGTAGATATCACCGGTCAGGAGGGTAGGCCCATTATTAGCCAAATTTAAATACAGCGATTGATGACCGGCGGTATGCCCCGGCATATACTTGATCACTACGCTGCCATCGCCAAATACATCGTGATCTGTATTGCTGATCACCTGTTTGTTCTTTAATTGGGCAAAGGAGCTGGGGTCATAAAAAGAATTCCCCTTTATGGCTTCACTATTGATAAAATCGAGTTCTTGCTGCTGCACCAACCAGGTGGCATCTGCAAAATGACTGGCTCCACCGGTATGATCGAAATGGATGTGTGAAAATGCGATGTAATCAACATCTTCTATTTTAATATTGGCTTGTGCCAATTGCGTTTTTATGCTGTCTGATCGGGAGATCGTAAAGGCGCCGCCTTCCGGGGTGTAAGGCTCCTGCCCGACAAGGCCTTCCGGTAAGCCGGTATCCCACAGAAGTACCCCTTTAGGATGCTTAATCACAAAAAAGGCATCCTTAAGTTGCTTGCTCTCTCCTTTATAGGTGTCGCCTTGAGCAAATAGATTCAAATTATTGGCCATGACCGTACCGCCGTCAAAAGCGTAGACTTCTACCAGGGTATCTTTCTTGGCTTCATTTTGCTCTTTGGCCTGATCATAACCCTCTTCAAAACCCTTTTTAAAGTCCTTGCATGAACATAAGGTCAAGGTGCAGATCAGAATCAATGCTGTGTATCTAAGAAATCGCATGTATGTGTTCAATTTTGGTAATTATTTTTCGATGTAGTGTTGTCCTAGCCTACCGAGCCTTCCAGACTGATCTCCAGTAATTTTTGAGCTTCTACGGCAAACTCCATGGGAAGTTTATTAAGTACTTCTTTACTGAAACCGTTAACGATAAGGGCGATCGCCTTTTCGGTGTCGATCCCTCGTTGGTTGCAGTAAAAAATTTGATCCTCACCAATCTTACTGGTGGTGGCTTCGTGTTCGACTTGGGCCGATTTGTTCTTGGCCTCAATGTAGGGGAAAGTATGCGCTCCACATTTATTACCCATCAAAAGGCTGTCACACTGACTAAAATTTCGAGCGTTTTCTGCCCGACTGTTGATTTGTACAAGTCCGCGATAACTATTTT includes:
- a CDS encoding DUF5689 domain-containing protein: MKILLPGLLLLCCTACFLEQDYEVPMPRDIALDLDAPLVTIDAIRGALAQSPNGVVRFTEKHYLEGVVISSDEGGNFFEELIIQDRAENPTAGIAIQIDKNPLFTTYDLGRRIYVDLQGLAATEANGILQLGVPSGIGIDKIPESRVSEVLLRTAERDSLIPLPVTLVEFEDSLENILIELNNVQFRRQDVVRANPLTFASEPGDEFDGFRRLESCDSPQRTLISTSTFSDFKSLQLPRGKGSLSGILTRDFFDEFYVISVNSPEAFVFDQERCDPQELQCEGEASAEEILYYEGFDEIDTNKELEDAGWTNINVAGGKEQFEMDDFAGNNYVRISAFNAGENPVQAWLVSPSIDISDIRNPQLEFAVQAAFDNGQILSAWVSTDFEGDPAAAKWTLLSATIPDGPQAAFGDFELSGRIALDCFEGPIWIGFLYDGGDPYLTTRYHIDQITIYADL
- a CDS encoding endonuclease; this encodes MNGKHNRFTVAFYNLENLFDTKDDPDTLDDDFTPEGSLSWNEYRYQMKLNMIARTLTQIGYAEAGRPPALIGLAEVENKRVLQDLLKTASLTKYDYEPVHYDSPDERGIDCALLYRRSAFELISSTSYPLLLHNETGERDYTRDILYVHGNLFGMKVHLLINHWPSRRAGEEETKHKRMQAAHRNREIMNAIQQADPDPRLLIMGDFNDNPQSESVQHLLGTDLYNPMDLLLTRYEGSLNHRFTWHLFDQILLSKHWMKPYANPLHFQEADVYNPKPLQEYEGKYKGNPFRTYAGLEYLGGASDHFPVFVLFRQELS
- the hflX gene encoding GTPase HflX gives rise to the protein MIEYEITDYEKVVLVGLVTRFQDEEKMEEYLDELEFLAYTAGGQVLKRFTQKLDVPNPKTFIGSGKMEELAAYVEQHEVGTVIFDDELTPAQQKNIERLLRCKIVDRTYLILDIFAQRAQTSYARTQVELAQYEYLLPRLAGLWTHLERQRGGIGMRGPGETEIETDRRIVRDRIALLKKKIKKIDKQQEVQRGNRGALVRVALVGYTNVGKSTLMNTIAKSEVFAENKLFATLDTTVRKVVIGNLPFLMSDTVGFIRKLPTQLVESFKSTLDEVREADLLLHVVDISHDQFEDHIDSVNQILDEIDGADKPTLMVFNKIDAYEPKPYDEEDLMEERTSEHFTLEEWQKTWMARANGDAIFISALNKDNLEAFRKKVYERVREIHVTRFPYNNFLYPEYEDSGLPEVEE
- a CDS encoding DUF3078 domain-containing protein, with amino-acid sequence MKKILFTCLLVLCSVWSYAQETEAELKAAKKEKTDSIAAIKKRAEAIQAKIDALPGWKYGAFGTLGFNISNFNNWYAQGTPNVSSGNIGITLNAFANLQEEKFFWRNSLNTNLQWVKFDDEDNPNDDDGYREATDVFNISSLYGYKLTETIAVSALAEYRTTLLNNFNDPGYLDVGVGATWTPIPNLVVVVHPLNYNFVFSDQEDIYESSAGAKIVADYTRKIGAINFKSNFSTFQSYESSDLSNFTWINSFGYTFWKNIGVGFEFGLRSNKQEALDFARNIAAEPMPDATFDSIDNEVQTYWLLGLNYSF
- a CDS encoding DUF2480 family protein encodes the protein MGEIVNRVAASKLVTFDLEEFYPEGQRVQLDVAQWLHEGVILIEKSFRESLQKHDWSPYEGNYVALYCSEEAILPAWAFSLVATHLQPFAAKIVVGTLEDLETAIYRDILANLDVASFTDLPVILKGCARKPVPQNAYLMAIEKLQPVAKSILFGEACSSVPLFKKKRS
- a CDS encoding DUF59 domain-containing protein, whose amino-acid sequence is MATEQETSIDTAELGEKIVRVLKTIYDPEIPVDIYELGLIYDVFVNEDYETKILMTLTTPNCPVAETLPKEVEDKVKSIKEVKDSEVEITFDPPWSQDLMSEEAKLALGLL
- a CDS encoding SufE family protein — encoded protein: MSKIEEIQEEIVEEFSMFDDWMQRYEYMIELGKSLPLIDEQYKTDEYIIKGCQSKVWVHANMEEDKVVFTADSDAIITKGIIAILIRAFSHQHPQDIIDADTHFIDEIGLKEHLSPTRANGLVSMIKQLKLYAVAYRTQVN
- a CDS encoding cysteine desulfurase, coding for MTKTSTISNAPFDVETIRRDFPILNRKVNGQPLVYFDNAATGQTPQQVIDVIVDYYSRYNANIHRGVHSLSQEATDAYEQARIKIQKHFNAAQPKEIILTAGTTHGINLVANGFTHFLQQGDEVLLSAMEHHSNIVPWQMLCERTGATLKIIPMTLKGELEMDAFAKALSPKTKLVFVNHVSNALGTINPIKKIIDAAHEVGAAVLVDGAQAAPHIKADVQALDVDFYVVSAHKMCGPTGVGILYGKASWLEKLPPYQGGGEMIDQVTFEKTTYAGLPHKFEAGTPNICGGIATGAAIDYLNAIGFDTLAAYEAELLEYGTEQLSKIEGLKIYGEAAEKTAVISFNVGNLHPYDIGTLLDKMGIAVRTGHHCAQPIMDFFKIPGTVRASFAFYNTKAEIDALVQGVQRAVNMLS
- a CDS encoding tRNA-binding protein — its product is MKEAPADQLSWDTFSQVDMRVGTVVNAKAFEQANRPAYILNIDFGPLGLRKSSAQITSYYEAEALIGQQVIAVVNFPKKQIATIQSECLVLGVVGENNAVTLVQPERPVQNGWRIG